The proteins below come from a single Dasypus novemcinctus isolate mDasNov1 chromosome 22, mDasNov1.1.hap2, whole genome shotgun sequence genomic window:
- the IER3 gene encoding radiation-inducible immediate-early gene IEX-1 isoform X1: MCRSRSSFATMTVEQAPTPVTPTSPRPRRASGPEVFTFDPLPEPAGAPSRRPSAPRGHRKRSRRVLYPRVVRRQRPAQDANPAKRLLLVLLSVVFCQILTAEEGVPATVAPGETPSPAPPAPSPAPLVLEPQNLTSERSDYALDLSALIQQHPAAF, encoded by the exons ATGTGTCGCTCCCGCAGCTCCTTCGCCACCATGACCGTCGAGCAGGCCCCGACGCCCGTCACCCCCACCAGCCCGAGACCCCGGCGGGCCTCCGGCCCCGAAGTCTTCACTTTCGACCCCCTCCCGGAGCCCGCGGGGGCCCCCTCCAGGCGGCCCAGCGCCCCTCGCGGCCACCGCAAGCGCAGCCGCAGGGTCCTCTACCCTCGCGTG GTCCGGCGCCAGCGGCCAGCCCAGGACGCGAACCCCGCCAAAAGGCTCCTCCTCGTCCTGCTCTCGGTCGTCTTCTGCCAGATCCTGACGGCCGAAGAAGGGGTGCCAGCGACCGTGGCGCCGGGGGAGACGCcgagccccgcgccccccgcgcccagCCCGGCGCCGCTCGTCCTCGAACCCCAGAACTTGACCTCCGAGCGCTCCGACTACGCGCTCGACCTCAGCGCTTTGATCCAGCAACACCCGGCCGCCTTCTAG
- the IER3 gene encoding radiation-inducible immediate-early gene IEX-1 isoform X2, with translation MTVEQAPTPVTPTSPRPRRASGPEVFTFDPLPEPAGAPSRRPSAPRGHRKRSRRVLYPRVVRRQRPAQDANPAKRLLLVLLSVVFCQILTAEEGVPATVAPGETPSPAPPAPSPAPLVLEPQNLTSERSDYALDLSALIQQHPAAF, from the exons ATGACCGTCGAGCAGGCCCCGACGCCCGTCACCCCCACCAGCCCGAGACCCCGGCGGGCCTCCGGCCCCGAAGTCTTCACTTTCGACCCCCTCCCGGAGCCCGCGGGGGCCCCCTCCAGGCGGCCCAGCGCCCCTCGCGGCCACCGCAAGCGCAGCCGCAGGGTCCTCTACCCTCGCGTG GTCCGGCGCCAGCGGCCAGCCCAGGACGCGAACCCCGCCAAAAGGCTCCTCCTCGTCCTGCTCTCGGTCGTCTTCTGCCAGATCCTGACGGCCGAAGAAGGGGTGCCAGCGACCGTGGCGCCGGGGGAGACGCcgagccccgcgccccccgcgcccagCCCGGCGCCGCTCGTCCTCGAACCCCAGAACTTGACCTCCGAGCGCTCCGACTACGCGCTCGACCTCAGCGCTTTGATCCAGCAACACCCGGCCGCCTTCTAG